The Apium graveolens cultivar Ventura chromosome 10, ASM990537v1, whole genome shotgun sequence nucleotide sequence AGCTTGGCATATTTCAAATCCCTCGGGGCTGGAGAGGATCAAGTCGGCCCCACACTTTTTTCCGGCTACCGACCCATCTACGAAGAGCTTCCACTTTCCTGGGATCCGGATTAGTTGTTCATCAGGCGAAAGATCCTTCGGACCCGAGAATGTGCACTCAACCATAAAGTCGGCCAAAGCCTGGGCCTTAATTGCCGTTCGGGGAACGTATTCGAGATCAAATTCCCCGAGTTCGATGGACCATGCTACGACTCTCCCAGAGGCTTCGGGCCTAGTCAAAATTTTCTTCAGAGGTTGGCTGGTGACAACTTGGACCGTCCAGCCTTGGAAATAATGTCACAATTTTCGGGAGGCCATAACCAACCCATATGCGAATTTTTCGGCGTTGGGGTACCTTGTCTCTGCGTCCTTGAGGACATGGGACACGTAAAACACAGGATGTTGATTACCTTCATAATTTTTCACAAGGACGGCCCCCAGAGTTCTGTCGGATACAGCTAGATAAAGCTGAAGAGTTTTCTTCGGATCGGGCCTCATCAAGAGTGGTGCCTTCGTCAAATATTCTTTTACTTCTTCGAACGCCTTTTGGCATTCGGGCCCCCACTCAAAATTCTTTGACCCTTTGAGCACGGCGAAGAAGGGAAGTGTTTTCTCGGCTGACCGGGAAATGAAACGCCGAAGTTTGGCGAGCCGGCCCGTCAATTTCTGTATATCTCTGATGCATTTGGGAGGTTCCATATTGATAACTATTTTGATCTTCTCCGGGTTCGCCTCTATTCCCCGGGCGCTGACCATGTACCTGAGAAACTTTCCACTAGAGACTCCGAAGGTACATTTGTTTGGATTGATCCTCATGTTGTTCTTTCGGAGAGTTTCGAAGCATTCCTTTAAGTCTTCGGCATGATCTCGGAATAGTGACTTCATTATCATATCATCCACGTATGCTTCCATGTTCCTCCCGATCTGCTCTTTAAAGACCTTGTTCACCATTCGCTGGAATGTGGCTCCAGCGTTCTTCAGTCCGAAGAGCATTTTAATATAAGCATAAGTCCCCTTCGGAGTTATGAACGCTGTCTTGGGCACATCCCTATCATTCATAGCAATTTGATGATAACCAGAAAAAGCGTCCAAAAAACTAAGTACCTCATATCCTACCGTTGCGTCTATTAGTTGGTCGATGTTAGGCAAAGGGTAGTGATCCTTCAGACATGCTTTGTTGAGGTCAGTGTAATCCACGCACATCCTCCATTTCCCATTCGACTTTTTCACGACCACCACATTGGCTAGCCAGTCAGGATACTTGATCTCCTCGATAAATTTGGCTTCTAAAAGTTTTTCCACTTCGGCTTCTATTACCTTCTGTCGTTCGACTGCAAACGTCCTCTTCTTCTGCTTTACCGGCTTGGCCTCAGGCTGCACATTCAAGCAGTGCGTTGCCGTCTTGGGATCCAATCCGGGCATATCTTCGGGCCCCCAGGCGAACACATCATGGTATTGCCGGATGACAGCTATTACCTTCGCCTTCAGATCCGCCCCCATATTTTTTCCAATTCGGACCATCTTTCTCGAATGTCCCGCATACAATTCCACTTCTTCGGTTTCTGCTGCGGGTTCGGCAATTGGGCTTGAGAGATCAGCCCCAAATTTCTCCAACTCAATGTTCAATGTTTCCCTGCTTCCGCTGGGTTCGGACTCTGCCCGCTTCTTCTTCCCGGTTCCGTCCGGTCCTTCATATTCCTGATCCTTCTCAAGGACTTCGAGCATTATGATTCGGGCGGTTTTCTGATCGCCCCTCATTTCTCCTACCCCTTTTTCAGTTGGGAACTTGAGTTTGAGGTGGGGTATAGACTCCACTGCTTCGAAAGTTGATAAGAAGGGCCTGCCAAATATTGCATTGTACGGGCTTTCAATCCGAACCACATAGAAATTCACCAGCTTCTCGGCGGTATATGGCAACTTGCCCAGGAGGACCGGAAGAGTAATCGTTCCTTTAAACTGAATAGGATGTCCTCCGATGGCATAAAGGGGAGCCTCGTTACAGGGCTCTAGTTGCTCTCCCGCCAAGTTCATCTTACAGTAGGTTTTGTGGAATAGCATATTGGCCGAGCTGCCGTATCCACCATCACTTTCCATATCTTGTTCTGCCCGATGATAGGATTGATGATCAGAGGGTCCTCGTGTGGGCGAATGACATCCTCATAGTCTTCAGTGCTGAAGGTCATGGGCATGTGGGGCTTTGCCTGTCCGAACTGATACAGATTGCACACCTGTCGGGCGTACTTCTTCTTTGCTGTCTTGCTATCCTTATCCAGGATGCTTCCCCCGGATATAGTTTTCACTTCGCCCCGTATCCTGTCCCTTTGCTCTGGCTCATCGGCCTCTACTTCCTCCTCTGGGTTCTCCTTCGGCCCCAATCTATCTCTCAGATCTCGGATGAACTGATTAAGCTTGCCGTCTTTGATCATGCGCTCAATGAGCTTCTTGAGGTGATAGCATTCATCAGTGTTATGCCCCTTGTCCCTGTGATAGTCACAATACTTATCGGGATTTTTCTTGTGGTTCGGGACTTTCATCTTGGCAGGGCGAACGAATCATGGTTTTCCCTTTATCtcatggagaatcttggagatCGGCACATTTAAAGGAGTGAACACGGCCGAATCTCTATCTCGACGTCGTTCGGCCCCACGATCTGATTCCTTCCTTCCTTTCTGCTATCCCTCCGGTCAGATCCTAATCTTGAGCCCTCAAATCTGTCGGCTCGCTTTGATCAGTCGTCCCTTCTTTAGTCTTTATATCCCCCAATACTTTCCATCTTACGGAGAATATTCTCGCCTCTTACATATATATCATTTAGGGATTTTGGGGGAAAATCGTAAAGAGATGAGCGAAGCTTTTTACCTTTATAGGGGTCTAGCCCCGCCGTTAGGAAGCCCATTGCTTTGATTTTATCCAGATTGGTGACCATCCCCGCTTCTTCCTTGAACCTAGCGAGATAATCCCCCAGCTCTTCATTCGCCCTCTGCCGACAATGGACCAAGGCTTCGGTATCCTTCGCCTTTCGGCACAGGTGCGAGTAGTACTTTAAGAATTTCCTCTTCAACTGCTCGTAAGACCCGATGGACCGACGCTTCAGggatttgtaccacatcgaggCAGACCCTTTGTGATAAGTCTTGAACATTTTGCACAACATGATATCGTTGTGGCCCATCCTAACCATCAGAAGTTCATACTTTTCACAGTGGTCCTCGAGGTCCCCTTTCCCGTTGAACTCGCTCATCTTGGGGAATTGTCTCTCTTCGCCCGGAGGGGGTCGGTACAGTTCAATCTCTTGTGTTACAACAGGTTCTCGATCGGGCCTCCTATCACCAAACAGGGCCTTCTCTAAGCGATTGAGCCTGAGGCGGGATCCATCGGGCTCTTCATCTGAATCGGAAGAGTAGGGTTGCTTAGCCCTCTTCCTTCGGGGATGCGAATCAGAGTcagactcatcttcttcatcatacgCCCTACGTTCCCTTCTATCTTTATGTGCTCTGCCGGTTTCTTCGGCCCGCATCGCTTCCCTCAAGGCTTGCTCTTGCAGTTCAATTTCCTCCCTCTGCAGTTGCAGGGCTTTCAGCCGGAGCGCATCGGCTTCTCTTTTCTTGGCTCGCGCTTCCGCTTCTTTGTCAATCTGATCAACTTTGGTCTTAACCTTCTCCGCGGCTTTTTCCGCCCGGATCTTTAGGAGTAAGGCCTCTTCTTCAGGGGTTAGCGTGATAACCCCGTCTTCGTCGACTAGGGAGGATGGTTGTCCTTTATCGGTGAAACCAGGTGGCGGTGAGTGCTCAGGAATTTCTGTCATAGTCTTCCCAACTTGTAACTCTCgtatttcccacagacggcgccaaatgttacgcCCAGATCCTTTCGGTCGTATGAACAGGTTTCGGCTGGATTGAAGATGGCTTCGGCCgtacctgaaagtgaagagaatgcgagggtttgtacccccgattcacctccaGTGTGAGAATCAGAATCTGGCTGTAAAATTAGGGTAGTAATACAAGAGAAGTAGAGTGTTGAGAATGTATCTATTTTGTCTTACTTCGCAAGGATTTTTATACCCAATCCTGCAATGAATGCCAATCCGTTATAAATCATTAAGGAGGGAGGGAAAAGGGGGCGTTATGTCCCTTGTTCTGTCCAACGGTCCGCGAGTAGTGGGCCTCGGCCTGAGTTTCCGTGGGCCTTCGTTACGCGGGCCTGGAGGTCCTTCGGCCCGATAACTTAACCGCTTAATGGGCATTCGTTCAATGGGCCTTATTGGGACTATAACCAACACATGTATTTTTGTGCTCTTTACACGCATTGTTAAAAATATACTCtacttataaattatttatttgataAGTCAAATAGGCtcataattatttcttttgacGCCCAGTATCATCTTCCACTTCTAACCATAAAAGCAACATATTCACGAGAAGCACTGGAGAAATAGAAATTAGGTGTTAatttggttaatggttaatgagCTCAATCCTGATTAAcgaaaattaaaattttaaatcgGTTAACGGAAATTGAAATCTcaaacatacatatatgtatatatatatatatatatttaaattactACAATTTAGTGATGAGCGGTGATGGTCGTAGGATTTTCCCAGATAGAATCGTAGGAACTATCCAACCACCACTAGAAGATTTTATCTGATCATATATTTTCTTCTTATCGCTAAGATTTATTTTTCCAATACGTTTATTGGGTATGTGTCCTTGTTTTTGGTCCCTCCTCCTCTTCTCTTTCTTCAAGAGTGTTTATATGCTTTTGTGAGCATGGGTGTCCTCCTCTCCATTTGACACATTGCTAAGTTATTTATAATAGTTTGGATGAATCATAATAGCTTGGATGAGTCATTAACAATTAGTTGTCAAAAGGAGTAAGGTCACAGTCTTTCCAGATTTTAAGGGATGACCGGTTTTCTCTTCATGACACGTGTCCAGCAGCTTCTTACAATAGAGCTGAAGGTTTTGTTAGGCTGAAGGGGAAGCCTACAGCTACTTCTTTATATTGCCTTTGGGAGGGAAAAAAGGGACATTCGTAGGCAGAAGACATCAGTAGGCATGAGACATCGAGGGAGTTGAAGGCCAGGAAAATTGGAAGGCCGTAGGGTGATGATCTTGTAGGCGATCATGGCTGAGCCATCATAGCTAGCGGGAACGAGAACTTAATTCTACGAGAACTTAATTGACATTAAATCATTTCCTCCTTATTTGAATATCATGTCATTTCCATCCGATTTCGATTTAATCCATGTTCTCCGTACCCCATTTCAACTAGCAGACACCCCCATGTCGTTCAAAGATCGCACACAAACAGACTCATTTGACGTTTCCGGCATCTACCTCAAAATTCTTATTCTCAAATTTGATTTATAAGCAAATATTTTTTTAGACATCACAAATATATGTTATGTATCAACAAAAATAAAGAAGATAATTATATTACGAGTCCAAGCAGTTGAATACAAGTGTAAAACAAATGCCAAAAAAGCAAACGCACTCTTAAAACCCGAAGAGTCAAAATAGGAATTTAACTCTCTCCTTCCTTCCTCTATATTTTTTACTCATTAAACAATTTTTAATTACTAGTATACCCCTCTCTGTCTGTTTTTCCAGATACGCTGCACTTGGCACACAAAATAATACACACATAAGATCTtgtatataattttatttttgctTTGTTAGGGTTCGAGTCAAATTGATAGATTTCATGGGTATGATGGAAGATATTGTTGCAGATATCAGGTTCTTTTCTTACTTTTTTCTGAACCCATCttttattttcacttttaatTAACAATTTTATGCatgtttattattttttatttaataataaagttcatatcttttttaattttttgttgtTTGTTGTATTGGTTCTTGAAAATCTTGGTTACCCTTTTTGTCAATTGAATTTATATGTATGTTTGTATGAGAATTGGGTTTGCTTGTTATTGATTTATATGAGATTTTCAAGAAAGATCTTGTTCAGTTGAAAGATTGGATTTTAATGTGATTTATTGATGTTTAGTTAAAAGGGATTTGATTTTTGTATAATTGTGATAAATTGTTTAATGGGTTGTGGTATTGTGATCGGTGACAGTTCTGATGTTGAAGGTGATGATTTGAGGTGTGGAAATATAGCGGATAAAGATGTTAGTGATGAAGAGATTGAAGCCGAAGATTTGGAGAGACGGATGTGGAAAGACCGTATTAAGCTTAAGAGGATTAAAGAAAAACAGAAAATTGCAGCTCAGCAGGTGGCGGAGCAGCAGAAGAATAAGCAGCAGATTACTGATCAGGCGAGACGGAAGAAAATGGCAAGAGCTCAAGATGGGATTTTGAAGTATATGTTGAAGCTTATGGAGGTGTGCAAAGCTCGAGGATTTGTGTATGGGATTATTCCTGAGAAGGGTAAGGCTGTTAGTGGAGCTTCGGATAATATTAGAGCTTGGTGGAAAGAAAAGGTGAAGTTTGACAAGAATGGACCTGCAGCTATACTCAAGTATGAGGCTGAGTATTTTGCGAAAGCTGAGGGTGTAGGTTGTGAAAATGGAAACACCCAAAGTGTTCTACAGGACTTGCAAGATGCAACTTTGGGGTCTCTGTTGTCGTCTTTGATGCAGCATTGTGATCCACCTCAGAGGAAGTATCCACTAGAGAAAGGGATACCTCCCCCATGGTGGCCATCTGGACATGAAGATTGGTGGCTACGACTAGGGTTGTCAAAGGGCCAGAGTCCCCCATATAAGAAGCCACATGATTTGAAAAAGATGTGGAAAGTAGCAGTGCTTACCTCTGTCATAAAGCATATGTCACCTAATTTTGCAAAGATCAGGAGGCTCATTAGGCAGTCAAAATGTTTGCAAGATAAGATGACTGCTAAGGAGAGCTCGATTTGGTTAGGGGTGTTAAGTAGAGAGGAAGCCCTCGTCCACCAGCTTGTTAGTGAAAATGGAGGATCTGGGATCACTCAGACACCTTCAGGTGGTCATGTTCAGAAGAATAAACCTTCCAACAGTAGTGACAGCGACTATGATGTTGAAGGTGTTGAAGATTGTTTAGGGTCCGTTTCATCTAAGGATGGAAGTAGAGATCAGCAGATGATTGTGGAACCATCGCTTCCTTCTCATATTATATTCCCGCCACTCCAAGGGAAAGAGCAAGCAGATGAGCAACCTAAGAGAAAAAGGCGAAAATTAAAATCAAATGTTTCTATACAACAAGCTGTGCTATCAGTCACTGACCCTAATGATGAGCATCAAAACCCTTTAACCGATGTAAATCAATGTGATGCACAGTTGGTTTTACATAATAATTCACATTCTAGTCAACATGAAATTGATATGGTTGCAGAATTGGGTCTTCCTGATACAGATACCTGCAGACAGTTGGAGTTGCCAGTCCCAGAGTTGAACAGTAATAATTACTTCATGCATGCTTCTGCCAAAGTAAATGCAAGAAGCACCTTTTCGGGTGACAGGTCTGTTCAGTATCCGATGATGCTAGGCCATAAGCTTAATAATCAACAGTTCACTCAAAGACCTCAACAATCTGGATATTCCGTAGTACATCAGGAATCTGTGTTGCCTCAGGAATCTGTGTTGCCTCATGTGTATGGCTCTTATCCTTCTTTGCATCATGAAGCTGAAAATAATGTGTTACGTCAAGGTAGGCCGTATGATTTTCTAAATTCACCGGTCAGCCTTCCTGCTAGGAATGCTGAACAACAGTCTCATATGCTAAATAATGAACTCCAGACTAGGCCAGATAGTTCTGGAGTCCATATGCCAGTACCAGTTCAAACCAGAGGTTCATTAGCTGGACATGAATTTAATCATTATATGAAAAATACGTTCCGCAATGAGCAAGCTCAACCTGTTCAGAATGATTATGGATCTCCTGCAAGTAGCTTGCCGTTAAATTTTATAGATTCTGACAGTACGTTTAATCTTGGAATAACAGATCCAAGTCTAGATGACGAGGATTTAAACCTTTTTCTAGATGATGAAATTATTCAATGGTTTGGGGCCTAACTATTGGTGGTTGAAGATTTTGACTATTCGTGcttatttgaatttcaaaaacCCTCATGTACTTGTTCTGTATGTATGTTTATTTGAAATAATACTAATATTTGATAATTGATtcttattattatcattattatcatTTGATTGTCAATTTCAGAAATTTAGATCACACAGTGACTTCAATGGGACTTGAACCCTTGACTTCTTGATACCCCAATAGGGGAGTGGTATCCGCATGAACCCTCTTATCTTGTTACCAAGAGAAGATTGGTGTATGCAGGTGTATACAACTGGTGGATACAGTTATGTCATCTGTATACTTTTAGAAGTTTAAAGAATGAAGCTTTTGATGAAGTAGGTGaatatttttttttttgtttACACTTACTAGTCTGGGATTACCATCTATATGGATGACTGTAATTTATGGTTATACGTTTGTGGAAATGCAGAAAATTTCTAGTTGATTTGTTACAATTGAACATAATTATTTTACTTCCATTGGAGACCATTAAACGAAAAGTTGATAGGTTAAAGTCCATCAATTTGTCGATTACAAATAAATCAATGTCGATGAAAAATTGCAAAATTGGATGTTAATTCCTGAGTTGCTGGATTGGTGTAAAATGGGTGGAGTTGCCCTTAGCACTTACATGACTTCAGGAACTTGAAATTGATGTGTTTCTTGTGTTATCATGTTGGGTGAAGTGATAATTAGTCACAGATTTCGGGAATTTGAAATTATATTTTGTATACGTATATAAGtttaaaaattatcaaaattttgttaataaaaaatataaagcTGTGGCAAAAGCTTAGTTAACTTGGTTGGACATTTAAATACTAAAAGagaaattattaatatttttaatgaaaatcAGGGGACCGAATATAATTTTTCTAAAGAATACATTTATTTGCCAGAACCGGTTTATTTCTTATTTCGGAAGTTGACATGAGGCACATGAGTCAAAATTaggttaattattatttttatttataagtTGATTATAAGATATATAAGCCAGCTCAAAAGAAAACATCGATTGTTTTCGTGAAACTGGTGAGGAGAGGACGAGAGGTCCAAATATTCAGACAATGGTAGATGACGGTGGGGAAAC carries:
- the LOC141691561 gene encoding uncharacterized protein LOC141691561, translating into MKVPNHKKNPDKYCDYHRDKGHNTDECYHLKKLIERMIKDGKLNQFIRDLRDRLGPKENPEEEVEADEPEQRDRIRGEVKTISGGSILDKDSKTAKKKYARQVCNLYQFGQAKPHMPMTFSTEDYEDVIRPHEDPLIINPIIGQNKIWKVMVDTAARPICYSTKPTVR
- the LOC141690184 gene encoding ETHYLENE INSENSITIVE 3-like 3 protein, producing MGMMEDIVADISSDVEGDDLRCGNIADKDVSDEEIEAEDLERRMWKDRIKLKRIKEKQKIAAQQVAEQQKNKQQITDQARRKKMARAQDGILKYMLKLMEVCKARGFVYGIIPEKGKAVSGASDNIRAWWKEKVKFDKNGPAAILKYEAEYFAKAEGVGCENGNTQSVLQDLQDATLGSLLSSLMQHCDPPQRKYPLEKGIPPPWWPSGHEDWWLRLGLSKGQSPPYKKPHDLKKMWKVAVLTSVIKHMSPNFAKIRRLIRQSKCLQDKMTAKESSIWLGVLSREEALVHQLVSENGGSGITQTPSGGHVQKNKPSNSSDSDYDVEGVEDCLGSVSSKDGSRDQQMIVEPSLPSHIIFPPLQGKEQADEQPKRKRRKLKSNVSIQQAVLSVTDPNDEHQNPLTDVNQCDAQLVLHNNSHSSQHEIDMVAELGLPDTDTCRQLELPVPELNSNNYFMHASAKVNARSTFSGDRSVQYPMMLGHKLNNQQFTQRPQQSGYSVVHQESVLPQESVLPHVYGSYPSLHHEAENNVLRQGRPYDFLNSPVSLPARNAEQQSHMLNNELQTRPDSSGVHMPVPVQTRGSLAGHEFNHYMKNTFRNEQAQPVQNDYGSPASSLPLNFIDSDSTFNLGITDPSLDDEDLNLFLDDEIIQWFGA